The following coding sequences lie in one Periophthalmus magnuspinnatus isolate fPerMag1 chromosome 24, fPerMag1.2.pri, whole genome shotgun sequence genomic window:
- the rev3l gene encoding DNA polymerase zeta catalytic subunit isoform X2 codes for MFAVRIVTADYYLASPVKDLDVCYSEFRESEVKRVPVVRIFGATPAGQKTCLHLHGIFPYIYVPYDGLEQQSERYLRQVAFSIDRALNVTMGNPGSCVQHVFKVVLVSGMPFYGYHAKEKYFLKIYLYNPQMVKRVCELLQSGAVMNKIYQPHEGHIPYLLQLFIDYNLYGMNLINLGAVKFRVSKDALQSQREHHSSGGSSINPWKSPCTSRVTESMLGRWEEGSLPCSLVLPDLEKQSTCELEVDAVAVDVLNRLEIENQIGRNPGLQAIWEDERQRRKERNQPSQLEPHQTQDRGLIPSTDSERIFLQRLREILKENDFDITQQSESEQEEFELTIHSETLELPPCTPANVLEVHQDSQPNLTRGHTLFPEEAVVDEEVILNLLENSQDFLQLTQNSNRIPDDSCQDRGIINLLAGLDDTFCRSQQCSPPKPFSGIRSYQGNSDEEEVEPDADKEDAELSVIMSQRWDSQSPDLLLHPSMPTEEPQEASDEDMDWGRHNSELADLFIPQVDGTADENSDSSLTDSSSRSQSSLTERMHNKRNAFPLDCKHPQLQDTEPAPNEHFELTGSTHTSSDLPGGSRVNKDIPYIPPVKHPISSKSARAAGASPNSLSQEGNGTLFKNASVSLDKTDLEILPFGPEKATKNCNAFDSLKAVDTHCLPMLQNHRTLFCYSELRNCSTKGELEISQKESNMKVMVHSTMMENTGHHSEEGHVGELKICYEDYREDKTEKTIVAQQEAHYKFFPSVILSNCLNRKKSGGKKVLEDTPRRSRLKLNKKKVTMDPVDCSLVNIDVIAELGTVTAAASADSNTLYADDSQTTGAEQGKCYPTTTEAVTKCNQEESDEKNEQIKATTELPPSSPSCFEDPTVPAEVGSLPGSKYALRAKRKMIGDTEDGEQSGVSRCKNLTSGSERPKDNCTSPQDYKNKKRCRKEPPVIIKYIIINRFKGEKNMLVKVSKIQAEEQRVLLTHDKLELYNKLAPLKDFWPKVPESPALRFPILEMKSKKYIRRKTKPVKKVVRNLSKPPFKLSERNCQRGLYLPSLPPPRPCYCELAQDYDSHYSDVMVELGYLSDTSLSPRDSTPPRCWSPSDPLMLDNPIPEHLINPLIDPCLSSASVYSTKTLPSAVKPTKTSAQRASKSFDCETKNVTARKKQLKRTEQMTKALTRPRTYSKKKTEVPKDQTEAAKSSQPLSLGDDTALSPSSCSPFLQPVGTDTCVLNADNSATKSLQLKIDCDALIMDVNNCFSQSNQNKLSPTCVKADQSKENVTMSPLSESEQNGPHPALSNCPPGVVVLKKLLQKRSQEQNPSLHDNHCKPGKSTAPKCKKSRKGRRSNKQSESPTLSEPHLDSCKFIEDSLSPELPHNNFDINAIDQVHLCCPYSSSQFVLTDKNLPLKFLSDASQDGLILQSPVSEKKHFRVLGLGEDLHKVSVCPEDFYRQENTEPGNTLSSNTDQVKSREWNLVSREAHSHFQDFHCERKELLFSPLDPLPLTSVSFADTSPTSDLLEGIDGLASSTPSSSPCSVSSLFQARASPRGTNILKPLMSPPSREELCGTLKDLEISEATFEEPFCSDPSDAPGKPMEVGGRKLTIGTRLTSELPEFIGELSVDGLQFWKTAFSAMNLPCATVDLKARRPTQSSDGDKQVMLLPCKMPPSRHCVQLWLEAHRRGGQLEKEKRASEEQEAPQLCIQPISGTHCGKSYTSTPISPLKNSEFADLGLVSDEEDKVLSPDSPDVPPWQQPNQSSQQSPQSSGHPLNGTISPGHVSATPHSQDSPLAIKAPPVCSTPISEKDDVSVRGHQGRKSQAKPLRRLILSSQIKNQFAGLNIPKKDNSQIEGPSIANSYGFKVSMQNLEEAKALHEVQYIMLMGMELHARTRRDLEPDPEFDPICALFYCLSSDAPLPGAVDNLVTGAIVVDTEYPSQAQGHRGCAPLLVRSGVSGLQLTYVPSELMLFDELITVVRRYDPDMLLGYEVQMHSWGYLLQRSSALGVDLCQQLSRVPGDSKDNRFAAERDEYGADTMTEIHIVGRVMLNLWRIMKHEVALNNYTFENVAFHVLHQRFPLYSHRTLSDWFDHNTDLHRWKMVDHYVSRVRGSMQLLQQQDIIGRTSELARVFGIQFYHVLTRGSQYRVESMMLRVAKPLNYIPVTPSVQQRAQQRAPQCIPLVMEPESRFYSNSVVVLDFQSLYPSIVIAYNYCYSTCLGHMDSLGTLDEFKFGCTSLRVPPDLLYQLRNEITVSPSGIAFVKSSVRKGILPSMLEEILNTRIMVKQCMKTYKNDKALLKLLDARQLGLKLIANVTFGYTAANYSGRMPSVEVGDSIVHKARETLERAIKMVNETKKWGAKVVYGDTDSMFVLLKGVTKEQAFKIGNEIAEAVTATNPKPVKLKFEKVYLPCVLQTKKRYVGYMYESLDQMKPVFDAKGIETVRRDGCPAVSKILERSIKLLFDTRDISQVKQFVQRQCVKVLDGRASVQDLTFAKEYRGAGAYRPGACVPALELTRRMMVYDRRQEPRVGERVPYVIVYGMPGLPLIQLVRRPMEVLQDHSLRLNATYYITKQILPPIARIFQLIGVDVFSWYQELPRVQKAWCSSAGGGSLEAGRKGTISQYFTTLHCPVCDQLTQLGVCSSCRSQPQRVAVTLWSDVRDCESRQDGLLQICRNCSGCAERQVPCVSLDCPVLYKLSRVGRLLSRAPYLRQLLEQF; via the exons gCCTTTCTATGGATACCATGCCAAGGAGAAGTACTTTCtgaaaatatatctgtacaatcCTCAGATGGTGAAACG GGTATGTGAGCTACTGCAGAGTGGAGCTGTCATGAATAAGATATATCAACCACATGAGGGCCACATTCCCTACCTGCTGCAGCTCTTCATCGACTACAACCTGTATGGCATGAACCTGATTAACCTGGGGGCTGTCAAGTTTCGCGTCAGCAAAG ATGCTCTAcagtcacagagagaacacCATAGCAGTGGTGGATCCAGTATAAACCCCTGGAAGAGCCCATGCACCTCCAGAGTGACTGAGAGCATGCTGGGCCGCTGGGAAGAGGGCTCTCTGCCCTG TTCCTTGGTCCTGCCAGATCTGGAGAAGCAGAGCACCTGTGAGCTGGAGGTAGATGCCGTGGCTGTGGATGTCCTGAATCGCCTTGAGATTGAGA ACCAGATTGGCAGAAACCCTGGACTGCAGGCCATCTGGGAAGATGAGAGGCAGCGGCGGAAAGAGAGGAACCAGCCCTCACAGCTTGAGCCTCACCAAACCCAAG ATCGTGGTTTGATCCCATCAACAGACAGTGAGAGGATTTTCCTccagagactgagggagattTTGAAAGAGAATGACTTTGACAT AACACAGCAGTCTGAGTCAGAACAGGAAGAATTTGAGCTCACCATCCATTCAGAGACTCTAGAGTTGCCTCCATGTACACCTGCTAATGTGCTGGAGGTACATCAGGACTCCCAACCAA ACTTGACCAGGGGCCATACTTTGTTTCCAGAAGAGGCTGTTGTGGATGAAGAAGTTATTTTAAATCTGCTTGAAAACAGCCAGGACTTCCTCCAGCTCACTCAGAACTCAAACCGAATCCCTGATG aCAGCTGTCAGGATCGTGGCATCATCAACTTGTTGGCTGGCCTGGATGACACCTTCTGCAGGAGTCAGCAATGCTCCCCACCAAAGCCCTTTTCAGGTATCAGAAGTTACCAGGGCaacagtgatgaagaggaggtggagccagATGCAGACAAGGAGGATGCCGAGCTTAGTGTTATCATGTCACAACGCTGGGACAGTCAGTCACCTGATTTGTTACTTCATCCAAG CATGCCTACTGAAGAGCCCCAAGAGGCATCAGATGAAGACATGGACTGGGGCAGGCATAACTCTGAGCTGGCTGATCTGTTCATTCCTCAAGTGGACGGAACCGCCGATGAGAACAGCG ATTCATCTCTAACGGACAGTAGTTCTAGAAGCCAGTCATCACTTACAGAGAGGATGCACAATAAGAGGAATGCATTTCCTTTGGACTGCAAACACCCTCAGCTGCAGGATACTGAGCCCGCTCCAAATGAGCACTTTGAACTAACAGGCAGTACTCATACCAGCAGTGATCTTCCAGGTGGATCTAGAGTTAACAAAGATATTCCTTACATCCCACCAGTCAAACACCCTATCTCCTCTAAGTCAGCTAGAGCAGCTGGAGCCTCTCCCAACAGTCTCAGTCAGGAGGGCAATGGAACGCTCTTTAAAAATGCCTCTGTTAGTTTAGACAAGACTGATCTTGAAATTTTACCATTTGGTCCTGAAAAGGCTACTAAAAACTGTAATGCATTTGACAGTCTTAAGGCTGTGGATACACACTGTCTGCCTATGCTCCAAAACCATAGGACATTATTTTGTTATTCTGAGTTGAGAAACTGTTCAACTAAAGGAGAACTTGAGATTAGTCAGAAAGAGAGCAACATGAAGGTTATGGTCCATTCCACTATGATGGAGAACACGGGGCACCACAGTGAAGAGGGCCATGTGGGCGAACTCAAAATTTGCTATGAAGACTACAGGGAGGACAAGACTGAAAAGACAATTGTGGCGCAACAAGAAGCTCATTATAAGTTTTTCCCTAGTGTCATCCTCTCCAACTGCCTTAATAGGAAAAAATCTGGAGGCAAAAAGGTTCTTGAAGATACGCCCAGAAGATCAAGATTAAAGCTAAACAAAAAGAAGGTAACAATGGACCCAGTAGATTGTTCCCTTGTGAACATAGATGTTATCGCTGAGCTGGGCacagtaacagcagcagcttCTGCTGATTCAAACACATTATATGCAGATGATTCTCAAACAACAGGTGCAGAACAGGGCAAATGCTATCCAACAACAACAGAGGCCGTAACCAAATGCAATCAGGAAGAATCTGATGAGAAAAATGAACAGATAAAAGCTACAACAGAACTCCCTCCAAGTTCCCCCAGCTGCTTTGAAGACCCTACTGTGCCAGCAGAAGTTGGCTCACTTCCTGGAAGCAAGTATGCTTTAAGAGCTAAACGTAAAATGATCGGTGATACTGAAGATGGGGAACAGTCAGGTGTAAGCCGGTGTAAAAACCTCACTTCTGGCTCAGAGCGTCCCAAAGACAATTGCACTTCTCCACaagattacaaaaacaaaaagcgcTGCAGGAAAGAGCCACCAGTCATCATCAAGTACATCATCATCAACAGGTTCAAAGGTGAGAAGAATATGCTGGTTAAAGTGTCCAAAATccaagcagaggagcagagagtcttGTTAACACATGACAAATTGGAACTATACAACAAACTGGCCCCTCTCAAAGACTTTTGGCCTAAAGTCCCAGAATCTCCAGCTTTGAGATTTCCGATTCTTGAGATGAAATCCAAAAAATACATTAGACGAAAGACCAAACCTGTCAAAAAAGTGGTCAGGAACTTAAGCAAACCACCATTTAAATTGTCTGAAAGGAACTGTCAGAGGGGACTGTATCTCCCCTCACTGCCTCCTCCTCGACCATGCTACTGTGAGTTGGCCCAAGACTATGATTCTCACTATTCCGATGTTATGGTGGAGCTAGGCTACCTCTCAGATACATCTCTGAGCCCTAGAGACTCTACACCTCCAAGATGTTGGTCGCCTAGTGACCCACTGATGTTGGACAACCCCATCCCTGAACATTTGATCAACCCCCTGATTGACCCTTGTCTTAGTTCAGCTTCTGTGTACTCCACTAAAACCTTACCTTCAGCTGTCAAGCCCACGAAAACCTCTGCTCAAAGAGCAAGTAAATCTTTTGATTGTGAGACCAAAAATGTaacagcaagaaaaaaacaactaaaaagaaCTGAACAGATGACCAAGGCCCTTACTAGACCAAGGACTTACAGCAAAAAGAAGACAGAAGTGCCTAAAGACCAAACAGAAGCTGCAAAGAGCTCCCAGCCTCTCTCACTTGGAGATGACACTGCTCTTTCTCCAAGCTCTTGTTCTCCATTTCTGCAGCCAGTTGGAACAGACACATGTGTTCTGAATGCAGATAACTCAGCAACCAAATCCTTACAGCTAAAAATTGACTGTGATGCCTTGATAATGGATGTGAACAATTGTTTTTCCCAGTCCAATCAGAACAAACTTTCACCCACTTGTGTAAAGGCCGACCAGTCAAAGGAAAATGTGACAATGTCTCCTCTGTCAGAATCTGAACAGAATGGGCCACACCCAGCTCTCTCAAATTGCCCTCCTGGTGTGGTTGTTCTCAAGAAACTACTGCAGAAACGATCCCAAGAACAGAACCCATCACTGCATGACAACCATTGTAA ACCTGGGAAATCTACTGCTCCTAAGTGCAAAAAGTCTAGGAAAGGCAGAAGAAGCAACAAACAATCTGAGAGCCCCACACTGTCAGAGCCACACCTGGACAGTTGTAAGTTCATAGAAGACAGTCTCTCACCAGAGCTTCCACACAACAACTTTGATATAAATGCCATAGACCAGGTACACCTCTGCTGCCCATACAGCAGCAGTCAGTTTGTCCTAACTGATAAGAACCTTCCCCTGAAGTTCCTGAGTGATGCTTCTCAGGATGGCCTCATACTACAGAGTCCAGTCTCTGAGAAAAAACATTTCAG GGTGTTGGGTCTGGGAGAGGATCTTCACAAAGTTAGTGTCTGTCCAGAAGACTTTTACCGACAAGAAAACACAGAGCCTGGGAACACCCTCTCCTCAAACACTGATCAAGTCAAAAGCAGGGAGTGGAACTTGGTATCAAGAGAGGCCCATAGCCATTTCCAGGACTTCCACTGTGAGAGAAAGGAGCTTCTGTTCTCACCACTGGATCCATTACCCTTGACTTCTGTGTCCTTTGCCGACACCTCTCCCACCAGTGACCTCTTAGAGGGCATAGATGGCCTGGCCTCTAGCACTCCTAGCAGCTCACCCTGCTCTGTCAGTTCTCTGTTCCAGGCCAGAGCCAGCCCTCGGGGGACCAACATCCTGAAGCCCCTCATGTCTCCACCTAGCAGAGAGGAACTTTGCGGGACACTTAAAGACTTGGAGATATCAGAGGCTACTTTTGAGGAGCCCTTCTGTAGCGACCCCTCTGATGCTCCAGGAAAACCCAT GGAAGTTGGGGGCCGTAAGCTGACTATTGGCACCAGGCTGACCTCAGAGCTTCCAGAGTTCATTGGAGAATTGTCTGTGGATGGCCTGCAATTCTGGAAGACAGCATTTTCAGCTATGAACCTACCCTGTGCCACAGTGGACCTCAAGGCCAGAAGACCAACTCAATCCTCTGATGGCGACAAACAAGTTATGCTGCTGCCCTGTAAAATGCCTCCGAGCAGGCACTGTGTGCAGCTCTGGCTGGAGGCACACAGAAGGGGTGGACAAttggaaaaagagaaaagggcTTCGGAAGAGCAGGAGGCACCCCAGCTGTGTATCCAGCCCATTTCTGGGACACATTGTGGGAAATCATACACTTCTACACCAATTTCTCCTCTAAAGAATTCTGAATTCGCAGACCTTGGTCTGGTGTCAGACGAGGAAGACAAAGTTCTTTCTCCTGACAGCCCTGATGTTCCGCCATGGCAGCAGCCAAACCAAAGCAGCCAACAATCACCCCAAAGCTCAGGGCACCCATTAAATGGGACCATCTCTCCAGGTCATGTGAGTGCCACTCCTCACAGCCAGGACAGCCCCCTCGCCATAAAAGCTCCACCTGTTTGCAGCACACCCATCTCTGAGA AGGATGACGTCAGTGTGCGTGGGCACCAGGGGAGGAAAAGCCAAGCCAAACCTCTTCGTAGGCTCATCCTCAGCTCCCAGATCAAG AACCAGTTCGCAGGTCTGAATATACCAAAAAAGGACAACTCCCAAATTGAAGGTCCAAGTATAGCAAATTCGTATGGCTTCAAAGTCAGCATGCAGAACCTGGAGGAGGCCAAAGCGCTACATGAG GTGCAGTACATAATGCTAATGGGCATGGAGTTGCACGCTCGGACACGTCGGGACCTGGAGCCTGATCCAGAATTTGATCCCATCTGTGCATTGTTCTACTGCCTGAGCTCGGATGCTCCTCTGCCCGGTGCCGTGGACAACCTGGTTACCGGGGCTATTGTAGTGGACACAGAATACCCAAGCCAGGCACAAG GCCATCGAGGGTGTGCACCCCTTTTGGTACGCTCGGGGGTGTCTGGTCTGCAGCTTACCTACGTCCCCAGTGAGCTGATGCTGTTTGACGAGCTTATTACAGTAGTCAGAAG GTATGACCCTGACATGCTGCTGGGGTATGAGGTTCAGATGCACTCCTGGGGCTATCTCCTACAGCGCTCGTCTGCACTGGGAGTAGACCTGTGTCAGCAACTGTCCCGTGTCCCAG GTGACTCCAAAGACAACCGCTTTGCTGCAGAACGGGATGAGTATGGCGCTGACACCATGACAGAAATTCACATTGTTGGGCGTGTCATGCTAAATCTGTGGAGGATTATGAAACATGAG GTGGCACTGAATAACTACACCTTTGAGAATGTGGCATTCCATGTACTACACCAGCGTTTCCCTCTGTACAGCCATCGCACTCTGTCTGACTGGTTTGACCACAACACTGACCTCCACAG GTGGAAAATGGTGGATCACTATGTCAGTAGAGTACGGGGTTCCATGCAGCTTCTCCAGCAACAAGACATTATTGGCCGAACCAGTGAGCTGGCACGAGTATTTGGCATCCAGTTCTACCATGTCCTTACCCGTGGCTCACAG TATCGGGTGGAGTCCATGATGCTGCGTGTTGCCAAGCCCCTTAATTACATCCCTGTGACTCCAAGTGTGCAGCAGCGAGCCCAACAGAGGGCGCCACAGTGCATTCCTTTGGTTATGGAGCCAGAGTCCCGCTTCTACAGCAACTCTGTGGTGGTGCTGGATTTCCAGTCCCTCTACCCTTCCATTGTCATCgcctacaactactgctactccaCTTGTTTAGGACACATGGACAGTCTTGGAAC GCTTGATGAGTTTAAGTTTGGCTGTACATCCCTCAGAGTTCCCCCTGATCTCCTCTACCAGTTACGTAATGAAATCACTGTGTCACCCAGTGGGATTGCTTTTGTCAAG TCGTCTGTCCGGAAAGGCATCCTGCCCAGCATGCTAGAGGAGATTCTCAACACACGTATCATGGTCAAACAATGTATGAAGACTTACAAGAACGACAAGGCTCTGTTAAAGCTGTTAGACGCACGGCAGCTCGGTCTCAAACTCATTGCCAACGTCACTTTTGGCTACACTGCAGCAAACTACTCTGGGCGAATGCCCAGCGTGGAA GTTGGGGATAGCATTGTTCACAAAGCCAGGGAGACACTGGAAAGAGCTATCAAGATGGTGAATGAGACCAAGAAGTGGGGAGCAAAAGTGGTCTATGGAGATACGGACAG CATGTTTGTGTTGCTGAAGGGAGTCACTAAAGAGCAGGCCTTTAAGATTGGAAATGAGATTGCCGAGGCTGTGACAGCTACCAACCCAAAACCAGTGAAACTGAAGTTTGAAAAG GTGTATCTCCCCTGTGTGCTTCAGACCAAAAAGCGTTATGTGGGATACATGTATGAGAGCCTGGACCAGATGAAGCCTGTTTTTGATGCCAAAGGCATAGAAACTGTACGTCGAGATGGCTGTCCTGCTGTTTCCAAG ATTCTAGAGCGGTCCATTAAGCTGCTGTTTGATACGCGGGATATCAGCCAGGTCAAGCAATTTGTGCAGCGGCAGTGCGTCAAAGTACTGGATGGCCGAGCCAGTGTCCAGGACTTAACCTTTGCCAAAGAATACCGTGGGGCTGGAGCATACCGCCCTGGGGCATGTGTGCCTGCTCTGGAGCTCACCAG GAGAATGATGGTGTATGACCGACGGCAGGAGCCCAGAGTTGGTGAACGTGTTCCCTATGTGATTGTCTACGGCATGCCCGGCTTACCACTGATTCAACTGGTTCGTCGGCCCATGGAGGTGCTGCAGGACCACAGCTTACGCCTCAATGCCACCTACTACATCACCAAACAGATTCTGCCTCCCATTGCCCGCATCTTCCAGCTTATTGGAGTAGACGTGTTCAGCTGGTACCAGGAGCTGCCTCGA GTCCAGAAGGCTTGGTGCTCTTCTGCAGGAGGGGGCTCTCTAGAGGCTGGGAGGAAAGGCACCATTTCTCAGTACTTCACCACGCTACACTGTCCTGTATGTGACCAGCTAACACAGCTGGGTGTGTGCTCCAGCTGCAGAAGCCAGCCCCAGCGTGTTGCGGTCACTCTGTGGTCAGATGTGAGGGACTGTGAGAGCCGACAGGATGGGCTGCTGCAG ATCTGCCGGAACTGCAGTGGCTGTGCTGAACGACAAGTGCCCTGCGTCTCTCTGGACTGTCCCGTACTCTACAAACTGTCCCGAGTCGGCAGACTACTGTCAAGGGCCCCATACCTCCGACAGCTGCTAGAACAGTTCTGA